One window of the Parcubacteria group bacterium genome contains the following:
- the ligA gene encoding NAD-dependent DNA ligase LigA, with protein sequence MTKSEAQQRIKKLKGEINRHRYAYHVLDRSEISDSAHDSLKHELARLEAAFPEFVTPDSPTQRVAGEPLPEFKKVRHEVRMLSLNDVFSQDEVGEWVARLDRHMGHAVAREFFAEVKADGLAVSLEYEDGVFVAGSTRGDGTIGEEVTENLKTIDAIPLKLEAHEVKKLDGGSPQRANTAVQRAQKGHVEIRGEVYLKKKDFEDLNRRQKKNKEKLYANPRNVAAGSIRQLDPKVAAARKLSFLAWDVITDLGQETHAEAHAIAEALGFPTARVNEQCSSIKELEAYYEAIDKKRGTLDFNIDGIVLILNDIKAFRKLGVVGKAPRGAVAWKFSAEQATTRVRDIIIQVGRTGALTPVAILEPVKVAGTTVSRATLHNEDEIKRLGIRIGDTVIIQKAGDIIPDVVQVLPRLRTGSEKEFRMPAQCPVCGHKAKRAPGEAAHYCANRACPARHRENLYHFVSKKAMNIDGLGPKILDQLLDAGLIRDGADIFTLKQEDVQELERFDITSAENLIKAIDASRAVDLGRFIYGLGIRHVGEETAQALALHFGSLDAVMSASEEALNKVSDVGGVVTKSIAEYFSAESNRALIGRIIKNGVAVKGIKLLSKKLAHKTFVLTGTLDALTRDEAKQKIRLLGGDVSSSVSLKTDYVVAGESAGSKLDKAEKLGIKTIGEDEFLRMIQ encoded by the coding sequence ATGACAAAATCAGAAGCACAGCAGCGCATCAAAAAACTGAAAGGCGAAATCAACCGGCACCGTTATGCGTACCACGTGCTTGACCGTTCCGAAATTTCGGACAGCGCGCACGACTCGCTCAAGCACGAGTTAGCGCGGTTGGAGGCCGCATTTCCGGAATTCGTCACCCCTGATTCTCCCACGCAGCGCGTGGCCGGCGAACCATTGCCCGAGTTCAAAAAGGTGCGCCATGAAGTGCGCATGCTTTCGCTGAATGACGTGTTCAGCCAAGATGAGGTTGGGGAGTGGGTTGCCCGGCTTGACCGCCACATGGGGCACGCGGTTGCGCGCGAGTTTTTTGCGGAAGTCAAAGCAGACGGCTTGGCCGTGAGCCTTGAGTATGAGGACGGGGTGTTTGTGGCTGGATCAACGCGCGGAGATGGAACCATCGGGGAAGAGGTGACCGAGAACTTGAAGACCATAGATGCGATTCCTCTCAAACTGGAGGCGCACGAAGTCAAAAAACTGGATGGCGGTTCGCCGCAGCGCGCCAATACTGCGGTCCAGCGGGCACAGAAAGGCCATGTAGAAATCCGCGGAGAGGTGTACTTGAAGAAGAAAGATTTTGAGGATCTCAACCGCCGCCAGAAAAAGAACAAGGAAAAACTCTACGCAAACCCGCGCAATGTGGCCGCAGGCTCCATTAGACAGCTTGATCCCAAGGTTGCGGCCGCGAGGAAGCTCTCATTCCTCGCCTGGGACGTCATAACTGACCTGGGCCAGGAAACGCACGCCGAGGCCCATGCCATAGCCGAGGCGCTTGGGTTTCCTACGGCGCGGGTGAACGAGCAGTGCAGTTCAATCAAAGAGTTGGAAGCCTACTACGAGGCCATTGATAAAAAGCGGGGAACGCTTGATTTTAACATAGACGGCATTGTGCTTATCTTGAACGACATCAAGGCATTCAGGAAGCTCGGGGTCGTGGGCAAGGCTCCGCGCGGCGCAGTGGCGTGGAAATTCAGCGCAGAACAGGCAACGACCCGGGTGCGGGACATTATCATTCAGGTGGGCAGGACCGGAGCATTGACGCCGGTTGCAATCCTTGAGCCCGTCAAGGTTGCGGGCACCACGGTTTCGCGCGCCACCCTGCACAATGAAGATGAAATCAAGCGCCTCGGCATCAGAATAGGGGATACGGTTATTATCCAGAAAGCCGGGGACATTATTCCTGATGTGGTGCAGGTGCTTCCCCGTTTGCGCACGGGGTCCGAAAAGGAGTTCCGCATGCCCGCGCAGTGCCCGGTGTGCGGGCACAAAGCCAAGCGCGCCCCGGGCGAGGCGGCGCACTATTGCGCCAATCGCGCCTGTCCGGCCAGGCACCGCGAAAATTTGTACCACTTTGTTTCAAAAAAAGCGATGAACATAGACGGGCTCGGTCCAAAGATCCTTGACCAGCTGCTTGACGCGGGCTTAATCCGGGATGGCGCCGACATTTTTACGCTCAAACAGGAGGATGTGCAAGAGCTTGAGCGCTTTGACATAACATCCGCGGAGAACCTCATCAAAGCGATTGATGCCAGCCGCGCGGTTGATCTGGGGCGGTTCATTTATGGCCTGGGCATCCGGCACGTGGGCGAGGAGACCGCGCAGGCCCTGGCATTGCACTTCGGATCATTGGATGCAGTCATGAGCGCATCCGAAGAAGCGCTCAATAAGGTATCGGACGTGGGGGGCGTTGTTACTAAATCCATTGCCGAATACTTCAGCGCAGAATCCAATCGCGCGCTTATTGGGCGCATCATCAAAAACGGGGTTGCGGTCAAAGGCATCAAGCTGCTCTCAAAAAAATTGGCCCACAAAACGTTCGTGCTCACGGGCACGCTTGATGCACTGACCCGGGATGAAGCCAAACAAAAAATTCGCCTCTTGGGCGGGGATGTTTCGTCATCAGTGAGCCTTAAAACCGATTATGTGGTGGCGGGCGAATCTGCCGGCTCAAAATTGGATAAAGCCGAAAAGCTCGGCATTAAAACCATAGGCGAAGATGAGTTTTTGAGGATGATCCAGTAG
- a CDS encoding prepilin-type N-terminal cleavage/methylation domain-containing protein — translation MRTAPRHNQSGFTLVELLIAIAIFVTALTAASAIFTYANKSQRVTKAVTDAQSDARFSLEVMAQQIRRGSIDYASSEYGGTIAANPQDVLVLRTNTGSSVWFRRSASAGRGIVEMSEDGVVWAELTPPSVSVDILKFYLSPATDPFVASPAANEQPRVTITMVTSSTGAGVATLLPTYIQTTVASRQYVR, via the coding sequence ATGCGTACTGCTCCACGCCATAACCAATCCGGATTTACGCTTGTTGAGCTGCTCATCGCGATTGCGATTTTTGTGACCGCGCTCACCGCGGCCTCTGCCATTTTTACGTACGCGAACAAGAGCCAACGCGTCACCAAAGCCGTTACGGACGCGCAGTCAGACGCGCGGTTTAGCCTTGAGGTGATGGCCCAGCAGATCCGGCGCGGGTCCATTGACTACGCCTCAAGCGAGTATGGCGGGACCATCGCCGCGAATCCCCAGGACGTTTTGGTGCTCCGCACGAACACCGGGAGCTCGGTGTGGTTCAGGAGAAGCGCGAGCGCAGGCAGGGGCATTGTTGAGATGTCCGAAGACGGGGTGGTGTGGGCGGAGCTTACCCCTCCCTCGGTGTCGGTTGACATCCTCAAATTCTACCTGTCGCCCGCCACTGACCCGTTTGTTGCAAGTCCTGCTGCTAATGAACAGCCGCGCGTGACCATTACCATGGTAACCTCAAGCACCGGAGCCGGGGTCGCGACCCTGCTTCCGACTTACATCCAGACGACTGTAGCCTCACGCCAGTATGTGCGATAG
- a CDS encoding prepilin-type N-terminal cleavage/methylation domain-containing protein, which translates to MRFKRTQGFTLIDLIVAIGIFTLVTTVAVANFSVGSRNDSVRLGASVASGLLRRAQTSTLTGALLSDGTFPEGGYGVRLDASDAGTLTLFADKDGNFNYTDATEEVEDVALPRDVVFDGGTLNIVFSAPDADVYFNGAASEASKTVNFSSASSDVTQAVIIYRLSGQIRVQ; encoded by the coding sequence ATGAGATTTAAGCGCACACAAGGATTCACGCTGATTGACCTGATTGTGGCCATAGGCATTTTCACCCTGGTCACCACTGTTGCAGTGGCCAATTTCAGCGTCGGCAGCCGCAATGATTCCGTACGCCTTGGAGCGAGCGTTGCTTCCGGGCTTTTGCGGCGCGCGCAAACCTCAACGCTCACCGGAGCGCTCCTCTCGGACGGCACATTCCCGGAGGGCGGGTATGGGGTGCGGCTTGATGCGAGCGATGCCGGCACGCTTACGCTGTTTGCGGACAAAGACGGGAATTTCAACTACACGGACGCAACCGAAGAGGTGGAAGACGTGGCATTGCCCAGGGACGTGGTGTTTGACGGAGGAACGCTCAATATTGTGTTTTCAGCGCCAGATGCGGACGTGTACTTCAACGGCGCCGCAAGCGAAGCTTCCAAAACCGTCAACTTTTCATCCGCATCATCTGATGTGACGCAGGCGGTTATCATTTACCGGCTCTCGGGCCAGATACGGGTGCAGTAG
- a CDS encoding prepilin peptidase, which translates to MLYILLFVLGAAWGSFLNVVACRIEERKSFLGGRSVCAHCGKILHWHDLIPVASWLLLWGKCRYCRKHFSVQYLLSELGVGALAIFGAFVVAAPIHALTYFAVVSFFTVLFIYDLRTYVVPDKVVIPAIAVVGLLNSIMVEDDVSLLLGAAFGGAWFLVQFLVSRGKWVGGGDIRLGLLMGALLGHPFVWLGLGLAYVGGSIVALALVATTHATLKSRLPFATLLLPATFAVWIFGEGLWSWYRAFIGV; encoded by the coding sequence ATGCTTTATATTTTACTGTTTGTTTTAGGCGCGGCGTGGGGAAGTTTTTTGAACGTGGTTGCGTGCCGCATAGAAGAGAGAAAGTCGTTCCTCGGCGGCAGGAGCGTGTGCGCGCACTGCGGGAAGATTCTTCACTGGCACGACCTCATTCCCGTGGCAAGCTGGCTTTTGCTTTGGGGGAAGTGCCGGTACTGCAGAAAGCATTTTTCGGTTCAGTACCTTTTGAGCGAACTCGGCGTTGGGGCGCTCGCCATCTTTGGCGCGTTCGTGGTTGCCGCGCCCATCCACGCGCTTACGTATTTTGCGGTGGTGAGTTTTTTTACGGTGCTCTTCATCTACGACCTGCGCACGTATGTTGTTCCGGACAAAGTTGTTATCCCGGCCATTGCGGTCGTGGGTTTGCTCAACTCCATTATGGTGGAAGACGATGTATCCCTGCTTTTGGGCGCCGCTTTCGGTGGAGCGTGGTTTTTGGTCCAGTTTTTAGTTTCGCGCGGCAAGTGGGTGGGCGGCGGGGACATACGTTTGGGGCTGCTCATGGGCGCGCTCTTGGGGCACCCGTTCGTGTGGCTCGGGCTTGGGCTTGCGTACGTCGGGGGTTCAATCGTGGCTCTCGCGTTGGTCGCCACCACGCACGCAACGCTCAAGAGCAGATTGCCGTTTGCCACGCTGCTTTTGCCCGCGACATTCGCAGTATGGATCTTTGGGGAGGGGCTCTGGAGTTGGTACCGGGCTTTTATAGGGGTATGA
- a CDS encoding prepilin-type N-terminal cleavage/methylation domain-containing protein: MHIHTNLRAKACLPKRQGFTLIELLVVIAIIGVLSTLAVVSLNNAREKSRDAKRVSDIKQVQTALELYFVDVNAYPAGTGLVLGGASAQALSSGGGFSASPGSLTVYMGQVPSNPEPGGTDYTYTQTQSGVSYTILFTLENQTGALGSGGHTASPSGID; the protein is encoded by the coding sequence ATGCATATACATACAAATTTACGGGCAAAAGCTTGCCTGCCTAAGAGGCAGGGTTTCACCCTTATAGAGCTTTTAGTGGTGATTGCCATCATCGGCGTGCTCTCCACGCTCGCGGTGGTCTCGCTCAACAACGCGCGCGAGAAATCCAGGGACGCAAAGCGCGTTTCGGACATCAAGCAGGTCCAGACCGCGCTTGAGCTCTACTTTGTGGACGTCAATGCCTATCCCGCGGGCACGGGCCTCGTGCTGGGCGGCGCTTCGGCGCAGGCGCTTTCGTCCGGCGGCGGATTTTCCGCGAGTCCGGGAAGTCTCACGGTTTACATGGGCCAGGTGCCTTCCAACCCAGAGCCTGGAGGAACTGATTATACGTACACCCAGACCCAGAGCGGCGTTTCTTACACCATTTTGTTTACGCTGGAGAACCAGACTGGCGCTTTGGGAAGCGGCGGCCACACCGCATCCCCATCCGGCATTGATTAA
- a CDS encoding prepilin-type N-terminal cleavage/methylation domain-containing protein, with product MFQKSKHSGFTLIELLVVIAIIGLLSTLAVVALNNARSKGRDAKRVSDIATIQTALELYFADSNSYPDGKTAAETLGVAGALTLSKTGGFSDAISGTTYMGKVPANPTPGGAAYTYKTDVVLGTTYSIDFTLEEATGSLATGANCARPSGIVGGACPVL from the coding sequence ATGTTTCAAAAATCAAAACATTCAGGGTTCACTCTCATAGAGCTTTTGGTGGTGATTGCCATCATCGGGCTTTTGTCCACGCTTGCCGTGGTTGCGCTCAACAACGCGCGCTCCAAAGGAAGGGACGCCAAGCGCGTTTCGGACATTGCGACCATCCAAACCGCGCTGGAGCTGTACTTTGCGGACAGTAATTCTTATCCGGACGGAAAAACTGCGGCAGAAACATTAGGCGTGGCCGGAGCGCTCACCTTGAGCAAGACGGGCGGATTTTCCGACGCCATATCAGGCACTACGTACATGGGCAAGGTTCCCGCAAACCCGACACCGGGCGGCGCGGCCTATACCTACAAGACCGATGTTGTGCTCGGAACCACCTATTCCATTGATTTCACGTTGGAAGAAGCCACCGGGAGTTTGGCTACGGGCGCCAACTGCGCCCGGCCATCGGGCATTGTCGGTGGCGCGTGTCCGGTTCTTTAG
- a CDS encoding prepilin-type N-terminal cleavage/methylation domain-containing protein, with amino-acid sequence MKYKQNHAGFTLIELLVVISIIGILSTLAVVSLNNARVKARDAKRVSDIKQLQTALELYASDKNGYPAASDLTLGAGAGASLSRDGGFAATVSGTTYMGKVPSNTTPGGADYKYNSFTSSAASTACGTAPCPWFQLSFTLEETTGSLSAGAHVADPNGIN; translated from the coding sequence ATGAAATACAAACAAAATCACGCAGGCTTTACCTTGATTGAACTATTGGTGGTCATAAGCATTATTGGCATTCTTTCCACGTTAGCGGTTGTTTCTCTCAACAATGCGCGCGTAAAAGCGCGCGACGCCAAGCGGGTTTCGGACATCAAACAGCTCCAGACAGCGCTGGAACTGTACGCATCCGACAAAAACGGGTATCCCGCGGCAAGCGACTTGACGCTCGGCGCCGGGGCAGGCGCTTCCTTAAGCAGAGACGGAGGTTTTGCGGCCACAGTTTCGGGAACCACGTACATGGGCAAGGTTCCATCCAATACCACTCCCGGAGGGGCGGATTACAAGTACAACTCATTCACGTCTTCTGCGGCATCCACCGCGTGCGGCACGGCTCCGTGCCCGTGGTTCCAGCTTTCCTTTACCTTGGAGGAAACGACCGGCAGCCTTTCCGCGGGCGCGCATGTCGCGGATCCGAATGGCATTAATTAA
- a CDS encoding type II secretion system F family protein, with amino-acid sequence MPFYDYLAVNGECEEVAGVVDAVNDEVALSTLTDQGLLVLSLSTREEEKKGFAREITLFSRVKVKDLVIFSRQLAVMVSATLPVVQSLRILVNQIESVPLKIVVSDVADAVDGGARLSDALSEHPKVFSNFYVSMVRSGETAGKLDEVLGYLADQQEKDYDLASKTRGAMIYPAFILFGLVVVGFVMMIFVVPKLTEILAETGAALPLTTRMLIGVSSFFQSFWWVFLAAVAGVFFGLRYYRKTEAGKKHLDFMILKTPIFGPLIFQKMYLVRFTRSLSTLITGGVSLTEALQITGDIVGNEVYREVIRETIKEVEDGNPIATVFKESRVVPGMVTQMLSVGEQTGRLDTVLNKLSDFYAREVDNAVANLVTLIEPLVLMLMGVGVGVMVAAILLPMYNLAAG; translated from the coding sequence ATGCCGTTTTACGACTATCTTGCAGTAAATGGGGAATGCGAGGAAGTGGCCGGGGTTGTTGATGCGGTGAACGACGAAGTTGCGCTCTCAACGCTTACGGACCAGGGCTTGCTGGTGCTCTCGCTTTCCACCCGGGAAGAAGAGAAAAAAGGGTTTGCCCGCGAAATTACGCTTTTTTCGCGCGTCAAGGTCAAAGATTTGGTGATTTTTTCGCGGCAGCTCGCGGTGATGGTGTCCGCCACCTTGCCCGTGGTGCAATCACTCCGCATCCTGGTGAACCAGATTGAGAGCGTGCCTTTGAAAATCGTGGTTTCGGACGTTGCGGACGCCGTGGACGGGGGAGCGCGGCTCTCGGACGCGCTTTCAGAGCACCCCAAGGTGTTCTCCAATTTTTACGTGTCCATGGTGAGGAGCGGGGAGACCGCGGGCAAACTGGATGAGGTCCTGGGGTATCTTGCGGACCAGCAGGAAAAAGATTACGACCTCGCGAGCAAGACGCGCGGGGCCATGATTTACCCGGCCTTCATTTTGTTCGGCTTGGTGGTGGTTGGGTTTGTGATGATGATATTCGTGGTGCCCAAACTTACGGAGATTCTGGCTGAAACCGGGGCGGCATTGCCCCTTACCACGCGCATGCTGATCGGGGTGTCCTCCTTTTTCCAGTCGTTTTGGTGGGTATTCCTCGCGGCAGTTGCCGGCGTTTTTTTCGGCCTCCGGTACTACCGCAAGACAGAAGCCGGAAAAAAGCACCTTGATTTCATGATTTTGAAAACGCCGATTTTCGGGCCTCTCATTTTCCAAAAAATGTACCTGGTGCGGTTCACCCGGTCGCTTTCCACACTCATCACGGGCGGGGTTTCCCTCACCGAGGCGCTCCAGATCACGGGCGACATCGTGGGGAACGAGGTGTACCGCGAGGTCATCAGGGAGACCATAAAGGAGGTTGAGGACGGCAATCCCATTGCGACCGTGTTCAAGGAGTCGCGGGTGGTGCCGGGCATGGTCACGCAAATGCTCTCCGTGGGGGAACAGACTGGACGCTTGGATACGGTGCTCAACAAGCTTTCGGATTTTTACGCGCGGGAAGTTGATAACGCGGTTGCGAATTTAGTGACGCTCATTGAGCCGCTGGTGCTGATGCTTATGGGAGTTGGCGTGGGCGTCATGGTGGCCGCCATTCTCTTGCCCATGTACAACCTGGCAGCTGGCTAG
- the tadA gene encoding Flp pilus assembly complex ATPase component TadA, translating to MPEPVSQPLPVERAGELQSKQESATDVLHFEKWLRELGERKATDLHLSVGTVPALRIDGAIMPLMEEGVISAERMERIVEHLLLPHEIEALHDRKQLIISKTLKKSMRFRIHFFYSRGFLGVSMRYVPALVAPLADLPHAAILKEVFSRTQGLFIVSGPFDSGRTSTVQAIIAEFNQTRPSYIVTLEAPLEHVVPSNQSVVVQREIGRDVASFSEGVSALSEEDVDVLVLGDIPDGAVLAGALTLATSGRLVIAIMEGNHAVAVLERLRDLAPSTDRLRILHALGDALIGITTQVLVPKVGGGRLLVASSMLATNPIKSLIREDKFSQIPNIMQTSREQGMVTLDKALVESVKRGVVALSDAKAYAADINQFNILASH from the coding sequence ATGCCAGAACCGGTTTCACAACCATTGCCAGTTGAACGAGCGGGGGAGTTGCAGTCCAAACAGGAGTCTGCGACCGATGTTTTGCATTTTGAAAAGTGGCTCCGAGAGCTCGGCGAGCGCAAAGCCACGGATTTGCACCTGTCGGTGGGAACAGTCCCGGCCTTGCGGATTGACGGCGCCATCATGCCCCTCATGGAGGAGGGGGTGATAAGCGCGGAGCGCATGGAGCGCATTGTTGAGCACTTGCTTCTGCCGCATGAAATAGAAGCCCTGCACGACCGCAAGCAGCTCATTATAAGCAAGACGCTCAAGAAGTCAATGCGCTTTAGAATCCATTTTTTTTACAGCAGAGGGTTTTTGGGGGTGAGCATGCGGTACGTGCCCGCTCTCGTCGCCCCTCTTGCCGATCTGCCGCACGCGGCAATCCTTAAGGAGGTATTCTCGCGCACCCAGGGACTCTTTATCGTGTCCGGCCCGTTTGACTCGGGCAGAACTTCCACGGTTCAGGCAATCATTGCGGAGTTTAACCAGACGCGGCCAAGCTATATTGTGACGCTTGAAGCCCCCCTGGAGCACGTGGTGCCTTCCAACCAGTCCGTGGTCGTGCAGCGGGAGATCGGCCGCGATGTGGCGAGCTTCAGCGAAGGGGTGAGCGCCCTGTCCGAGGAGGATGTGGACGTGCTGGTGCTCGGGGACATTCCGGACGGGGCCGTGCTTGCGGGAGCGCTTACGCTCGCGACTTCGGGCAGGCTCGTGATCGCCATTATGGAGGGGAACCACGCGGTGGCCGTGCTTGAGCGGCTGCGCGATTTAGCGCCTTCCACAGACCGGCTTCGGATTCTCCATGCGCTCGGGGACGCGCTCATCGGCATTACCACGCAGGTCCTCGTGCCCAAAGTCGGCGGGGGGCGCCTGCTGGTTGCGAGCAGCATGCTTGCCACGAACCCCATCAAGTCATTGATACGCGAGGACAAATTTTCGCAGATTCCGAACATCATGCAGACCTCTCGCGAGCAGGGCATGGTAACCCTGGATAAGGCGCTGGTTGAGTCCGTAAAGCGCGGCGTTGTGGCGCTCTCGGACGCAAAAGCCTATGCCGCTGACATTAACCAGTTTAACATTTTGGCGAGCCACTAG